One Echinicola strongylocentroti DNA window includes the following coding sequences:
- a CDS encoding endonuclease/exonuclease/phosphatase family protein codes for MFGIQEGLKHQVEYLDEHLSSFAYVGVGRDDGKEKGEYSAIFYNEEKFAVLESNTFWLSTDTTKPNKGWDAALPRICTWAKMEDKSSGQQFYFFNTHFDHVGTEARQESGKLILSKIKEADQAGIPVMLTGDFNVDQENPAYLLLENSEELKDCYKAADLRYANNGTFNSFDNSKSTDRRIDHVFVSEFLDIKKYGILTDTYHNLYPSDHFPVMAVIKWDY; via the coding sequence ATCTTTGGGATCCAGGAAGGACTAAAGCACCAAGTGGAATACTTGGACGAACACCTGTCCAGCTTTGCCTACGTCGGCGTGGGCAGGGATGACGGGAAGGAAAAGGGAGAATACTCCGCCATCTTCTATAACGAGGAGAAATTTGCGGTGCTTGAAAGCAATACCTTTTGGCTTTCGACAGACACCACCAAGCCCAACAAAGGTTGGGACGCAGCTCTTCCAAGAATCTGCACCTGGGCCAAAATGGAAGATAAATCCAGTGGCCAGCAGTTTTATTTCTTCAATACGCACTTTGACCATGTAGGTACAGAAGCGCGCCAAGAAAGTGGCAAGTTGATTCTCAGCAAGATCAAGGAAGCTGATCAAGCAGGCATCCCTGTCATGCTTACGGGGGATTTTAACGTGGACCAAGAAAACCCCGCTTACCTGCTTTTGGAAAATTCCGAAGAACTCAAGGACTGCTATAAAGCCGCAGACCTCCGCTACGCCAACAATGGCACCTTTAACAGCTTCGACAACAGCAAAAGCACAGACAGGCGCATCGACCATGTCTTCGTGAGTGAATTCCTCGATATCAAAAAGTATGGTATCCTTACCGATACCTACCACAATCTTTATCCCTCCGACCATTTCCCAGTGATGGCGGTGATCAAATGGGATTATTAG
- a CDS encoding lipocalin-like domain-containing protein: MTKVLATIMLLFFVGSLQVQAQSADQLIGKWKLVKWTKKGKEQNIHSKFKTDEVYQVFKEGNDFVSIIGSKETKGSWKLSDNNKKLTVKVMMMKVNFVIEYMDDKKRIISNKKQGALEYERVE; this comes from the coding sequence ATGACTAAAGTACTAGCCACTATTATGCTGCTTTTTTTTGTAGGTAGCCTTCAAGTCCAAGCCCAAAGTGCTGATCAGCTAATCGGCAAATGGAAGCTTGTCAAATGGACCAAAAAGGGAAAAGAGCAGAACATCCATTCGAAGTTTAAGACGGATGAAGTCTATCAGGTATTTAAAGAGGGAAATGATTTTGTTAGTATAATCGGTAGTAAAGAGACCAAGGGAAGCTGGAAGCTCTCCGACAACAACAAAAAACTAACCGTGAAAGTGATGATGATGAAGGTGAATTTTGTAATTGAATATATGGATGATAAAAAGCGGATCATTTCCAATAAAAAGCAAGGTGCTCTTGAATACGAAAGGGTAGAGTGA
- a CDS encoding DinB family protein, which produces MKTESVATSQALFISTEAMLAHWQGHRNLTRRTIELFPEDKLFDYSVGGMRPFAHLAMEMIDIAVPGVKGLASGEWEKVEEFDHTKSMPTTKEGLLELWDKATQVIDETWPSITSERFQKVEVAFGQYENSNYATLLYFVDNEIHHRGQGYVYLRSLGIEPPFFWER; this is translated from the coding sequence ATGAAAACCGAATCAGTAGCAACCAGCCAAGCATTATTTATCTCGACCGAAGCGATGTTAGCGCATTGGCAAGGACACAGAAATTTGACCAGAAGGACTATTGAATTATTTCCTGAGGACAAATTGTTTGATTATTCTGTCGGAGGGATGCGTCCATTTGCCCATTTGGCCATGGAGATGATCGATATCGCTGTGCCCGGGGTGAAGGGACTGGCCTCCGGGGAATGGGAAAAAGTAGAGGAGTTTGACCACACCAAATCCATGCCTACGACCAAAGAAGGCCTTTTGGAGCTTTGGGACAAGGCGACGCAGGTAATCGACGAAACATGGCCTAGCATCACCTCTGAGCGCTTCCAGAAGGTAGAGGTAGCCTTTGGCCAATATGAAAACAGCAATTATGCCACCTTGCTGTATTTTGTGGACAATGAGATCCATCACCGCGGACAAGGGTATGTGTACCTTAGAAGCTTGGGTATCGAGCCGCCATTTTTCTGGGAAAGATAG
- a CDS encoding SusC/RagA family TonB-linked outer membrane protein, translated as MKKKLLRIVLKSTANLLIIGTLMYCLSNFALAHETKAQHMGETQIELSTSKMELRQFFSQVEAQSNFRFHYNAVLSDVETVVSLNGSADLETLLYEVAKQTDLSFKQVNEDIAVRKLKKTKENKAVVIDINISGTVTDADTGEPIVGASVFIEGSGIGIATDLDGNWTLDIPEDLMGKDITASYLGYQSATATIGQGPINFSLKSNELDEVVVVGYGTQKKINLTGAVDNVTGEVFENRPVPNIAQGLQGAIPNLNINIQDGKPTQSPSFNIRGTTSIGQGGDALVLIDGVEGDPSMINPSDIESISVLKDASASSIYGARGAFGVILITTKSPSKDKMSLSYTTNWSIKSPTVVPDLVTDGYTWASMFNEAWTAWNDYSQTPQNANKTLPFSQDYLAELKRRSEDPSLPDIEVGPNGEYIYYGSTDYYGELYKNSLLAMEHNLSLSGSNGKTGYYITGRYFDQEGLFRYNSDDFKMYNFRAKGSLEMTDWLTVENNTEYSFRQYHNPLNVGEGGSIWRNIADEGHPLAPMLNPDGTLSYSAAYTIGDYYYGKNGIDTERSIIKNITSFNSQFFDNTFRVRGNFTFQDIQNNEQRTRVPVPYSRSEGVIEYVGTNTNDIRNQRAETRYMATNIYAEYEPKLQGLHSVKGLVGYNFETSTYNSLMAQRNGLIYEDAQDINLALGQSITTEGGWDRWDIQGGFFRVNYNYAGKYLLEVNGRYDGSSKFPEDQRYAFFPSFSAGWRVSDESFFNISETTISDFKIRGSYGSLGNGNINSYAFQELFSISQSDRVLNGVKPQYTNQPGVLPDGLTWETSTTANFGIDLGMLSNRLTFTGDAYIRNTTDMFTVGKSLPAVFGTAVPKGNYADLRTKGWEFVIAWRDQINVASKPLNYNVKFFMADYNSTITKYNNENKQLTDYYEGMKVGEIWGYVTEGLFESVEDINSHADQNYIQSSTSRTTLPGDIKFQDLNNDGVINKGLNTVDNPGDQQIIGNSTPRYTYGFNVDLSWNNFFLNTFFQGVGKRDWWPGGEAGLFWGQYNRPYNDVPKSMLGNIWSEDNPDAYFPRYRGYTSIGSNRSLSSVQTRYLQSIAYLRMKNIQIGYNLPKHVASKYKMSAARIYLSGENLLTWSPLYKVTKNLDVESTGPSDLVLTSGTSGNGNNYPILKSVTLGLSITF; from the coding sequence ATGAAAAAAAAACTACTTCGCATTGTTTTGAAGTCAACAGCGAACTTATTAATCATCGGTACGCTCATGTACTGCCTCAGCAATTTTGCTTTGGCCCATGAGACTAAGGCCCAGCACATGGGCGAAACGCAAATTGAGCTTTCCACCAGCAAGATGGAGCTTAGGCAATTCTTCTCGCAGGTGGAAGCCCAAAGCAACTTCAGGTTCCACTACAATGCTGTCTTGTCGGATGTGGAAACCGTCGTGTCACTAAATGGCTCAGCAGATCTGGAAACACTTCTCTATGAAGTCGCCAAACAAACTGACCTTAGTTTTAAGCAAGTCAATGAAGACATTGCTGTAAGAAAGTTGAAAAAAACCAAAGAAAACAAGGCGGTAGTCATCGACATCAACATATCAGGAACTGTCACCGATGCGGATACTGGCGAACCCATTGTCGGCGCATCGGTATTTATTGAAGGTTCTGGGATTGGAATAGCCACTGACCTGGATGGTAACTGGACCTTGGATATTCCGGAAGACCTCATGGGAAAAGACATCACAGCCAGCTACTTGGGCTATCAGTCGGCCACTGCCACCATCGGCCAAGGACCGATCAATTTCAGCCTTAAGTCCAATGAGCTTGACGAAGTCGTGGTCGTAGGCTATGGCACCCAGAAAAAAATCAACCTAACAGGAGCAGTAGACAATGTAACCGGAGAGGTATTCGAAAACCGCCCCGTTCCCAACATTGCCCAGGGGCTACAGGGAGCAATCCCCAACTTGAACATCAACATTCAGGATGGAAAGCCTACCCAATCACCTTCCTTTAACATTCGTGGAACGACCTCCATCGGCCAAGGCGGCGATGCGCTGGTGCTGATCGATGGTGTAGAAGGTGATCCTTCCATGATCAATCCTTCAGATATAGAGAGTATTTCGGTGCTCAAGGATGCGTCGGCCTCTTCCATTTATGGCGCCAGAGGTGCTTTTGGGGTGATCCTCATCACCACCAAATCCCCCTCCAAGGACAAGATGTCCCTTTCCTACACCACCAACTGGTCCATTAAGTCCCCTACGGTGGTTCCTGACCTGGTGACCGACGGCTATACCTGGGCCAGCATGTTTAACGAAGCGTGGACGGCATGGAACGATTACTCCCAGACACCCCAAAATGCCAACAAGACCCTTCCTTTCTCCCAAGATTATTTGGCAGAACTGAAGAGAAGATCTGAAGATCCAAGCTTACCGGATATCGAAGTCGGACCAAATGGTGAATACATCTACTATGGCAGCACGGATTATTACGGAGAATTGTACAAAAATAGCCTCTTGGCCATGGAGCACAACCTATCACTTTCCGGTAGCAATGGCAAAACGGGTTATTATATCACAGGAAGGTACTTTGACCAGGAAGGTCTGTTCCGGTACAATTCCGATGATTTCAAAATGTACAATTTCAGGGCAAAAGGCTCTTTGGAAATGACCGACTGGCTTACTGTAGAGAACAATACCGAGTATTCCTTCAGGCAATATCATAACCCGCTCAACGTCGGCGAAGGCGGAAGTATCTGGCGGAACATTGCTGATGAAGGCCACCCTTTGGCTCCTATGCTAAATCCTGACGGCACGCTCTCCTACTCAGCAGCTTACACCATTGGGGATTATTACTATGGTAAAAACGGCATTGACACCGAGCGAAGCATCATCAAAAATATCACCAGCTTCAACTCCCAGTTCTTTGACAATACTTTCCGTGTGCGGGGAAACTTTACTTTCCAAGATATCCAAAACAACGAACAACGAACCCGTGTACCGGTACCTTACAGCAGAAGTGAAGGGGTCATTGAGTATGTCGGCACCAACACCAACGACATCAGAAACCAACGCGCAGAAACCCGGTATATGGCCACTAACATCTATGCCGAATACGAACCTAAACTGCAAGGGCTGCACAGTGTAAAAGGCTTGGTCGGCTATAACTTCGAGACCTCAACCTATAACAGCCTCATGGCACAAAGAAATGGCTTGATCTATGAAGACGCCCAAGATATCAACTTGGCCCTTGGTCAATCCATCACGACAGAAGGTGGCTGGGACAGATGGGATATCCAAGGAGGCTTCTTCAGGGTAAACTATAATTATGCAGGCAAGTACCTTTTGGAAGTAAATGGCCGCTATGATGGCTCTTCCAAATTCCCCGAAGATCAGCGCTATGCCTTCTTCCCATCCTTCTCAGCAGGCTGGAGGGTATCTGACGAATCCTTCTTCAACATATCAGAAACCACCATTTCAGATTTTAAGATCCGTGGATCCTATGGTTCACTCGGAAATGGCAATATCAACTCCTATGCCTTCCAAGAGCTGTTTTCGATCTCCCAATCAGACAGAGTGCTCAACGGCGTAAAACCGCAATACACCAATCAGCCCGGCGTACTTCCTGATGGCTTGACATGGGAAACCTCCACTACCGCCAATTTCGGTATCGACTTGGGCATGTTAAGTAACCGCCTGACATTTACGGGGGATGCGTACATCAGAAATACCACAGATATGTTTACGGTAGGCAAGTCCTTGCCGGCCGTATTTGGAACTGCTGTACCAAAAGGAAACTACGCTGACTTGCGCACCAAAGGGTGGGAATTTGTCATCGCTTGGAGAGATCAAATCAATGTCGCCTCCAAGCCTCTTAATTACAATGTGAAGTTCTTTATGGCAGATTATAACTCCACTATCACCAAATACAATAATGAGAACAAACAGCTCACCGACTATTATGAAGGCATGAAAGTAGGCGAAATATGGGGCTATGTCACCGAAGGACTGTTTGAGTCCGTGGAAGACATCAATTCACATGCTGACCAAAACTACATCCAGTCCTCCACAAGCCGTACCACACTGCCCGGGGACATTAAATTCCAAGACCTGAACAATGATGGTGTGATCAACAAGGGGCTCAACACCGTGGACAATCCCGGTGACCAACAAATCATCGGTAACTCTACCCCCCGTTACACCTATGGATTTAATGTCGACCTGAGCTGGAACAACTTTTTCCTCAACACCTTCTTCCAAGGCGTAGGCAAGAGAGACTGGTGGCCAGGTGGAGAAGCAGGCCTTTTCTGGGGCCAATACAACCGTCCTTACAACGACGTACCTAAATCAATGCTGGGCAATATCTGGTCAGAAGATAATCCGGATGCTTATTTCCCACGATATCGCGGCTATACTTCCATCGGCAGCAATCGCTCTTTATCATCAGTACAGACCCGCTATTTGCAGAGCATTGCCTACCTGAGAATGAAAAACATCCAAATCGGATATAACCTTCCCAAGCATGTGGCTTCCAAATACAAAATGAGTGCTGCCAGGATTTATCTTTCCGGTGAAAACCTGCTGACCTGGTCGCCACTTTACAAGGTCACCAAAAACCTGGATGTGGAAAGCACCGGTCCGTCTGACCTTGTCCTTACCTCCGGTACTTCTGGAAACGGAAACAACTACCCTATCCTCAAGAGTGTAACCCTTGGGCTATCTATTACCTTCTAA
- a CDS encoding 2'-5' RNA ligase family protein, with product MKLKSHYESLFQSARQQLIHDQYEVDKKIDNPSDSRRGITLLARPDHHCKTKITAFLDELQLLDPSQYYYPQSDLHITIMSIISCYAEFQLEQINPKEYISIILDSLRHIPPIKVHFAGVTLSPAGVLVQGYPDGEALQELRDRLREHFKSSTLQQSLDKRYTIQTAHSTIMRYRHPLKNKDKFLQTIESNRHTDFGTFTVSELELVVNDWYQRKKNVLVLHQLPIPSQH from the coding sequence ATGAAGCTTAAATCTCATTACGAATCACTTTTTCAATCCGCTCGTCAACAATTAATCCATGACCAATACGAGGTAGATAAAAAAATCGACAACCCTTCCGATTCTAGGCGTGGCATCACCCTACTGGCCCGACCTGACCATCACTGCAAAACTAAGATCACTGCTTTCTTGGACGAACTTCAGCTACTTGATCCCTCACAATATTACTATCCCCAATCCGACCTGCATATCACGATCATGTCCATTATTTCCTGTTATGCGGAGTTTCAGCTTGAGCAAATAAACCCAAAAGAATACATCAGCATTATCCTCGACAGCCTCCGTCATATCCCCCCTATCAAGGTCCACTTTGCAGGTGTCACGCTAAGTCCTGCGGGAGTATTGGTACAGGGATATCCAGATGGGGAAGCCCTTCAAGAGCTGCGGGATCGATTACGCGAACACTTCAAGTCCTCCACCCTTCAGCAAAGCCTGGACAAGCGTTATACCATCCAAACAGCCCATAGCACCATCATGCGCTATAGACATCCGTTAAAAAACAAAGATAAATTCCTCCAAACGATCGAATCCAATAGGCATACTGACTTTGGTACTTTTACCGTAAGCGAACTGGAATTGGTAGTTAATGACTGGTACCAACGCAAAAAAAACGTACTGGTACTCCATCAACTACCGATCCCCTCACAGCACTGA
- a CDS encoding RNA polymerase sigma factor produces the protein MASHNDQRAFNTIFDYYWDELYHLAIVKTSCPDLAQDLAHEVFINLWKYRKTIKVKATFSAYLATMLKYGFFRHLAKQDKESVKGDFLAEPYHEEHGFSIMEFNELYDKISQIKSSLPPRCKAIFEMNSFQQMSVEEIATNFKISSSTVRNQLARAREVFKEQLTEDVSLITLLAIFFH, from the coding sequence ATGGCATCACATAATGATCAAAGGGCTTTTAACACCATCTTTGATTATTATTGGGATGAACTATATCATTTGGCTATTGTGAAGACCAGTTGCCCCGACTTGGCGCAGGACCTCGCTCACGAGGTTTTTATCAATCTTTGGAAATATAGAAAGACCATCAAGGTTAAGGCTACATTCAGTGCTTACCTGGCCACCATGCTCAAGTACGGCTTCTTTAGACACTTGGCAAAACAAGATAAAGAAAGCGTAAAGGGTGATTTTTTGGCAGAACCTTACCATGAAGAACACGGCTTTTCGATCATGGAGTTTAATGAGCTCTATGATAAAATTAGCCAAATCAAGAGCTCTCTTCCCCCACGGTGCAAAGCAATTTTTGAAATGAACAGCTTCCAGCAAATGTCTGTTGAGGAAATAGCCACGAACTTCAAAATTTCCAGTTCTACTGTCCGTAACCAGCTGGCAAGAGCCCGTGAAGTATTTAAAGAACAATTGACCGAAGATGTCTCTTTGATTACGCTGTTGGCCATCTTCTTTCACTAG
- a CDS encoding DUF6973 domain-containing protein, which translates to MDYKGLKVNHKGRAIEALNYTLEDYQKLYLSKVSSTVGRVNATLETVSYPSLEELVIAEQKALENYPDLYNMNDKDIERIREDFPELTDEQLAENIELIEEYYEKNLQYDIFLEILSISAGTESSLVSRVNYYGGAACGEEFWFLYSRPTAATAVMKAKEQSEKFEYDIYGGNFGQTKSDAFRHAAWNALIAKYYADSKKDILKGLTLAQEFTSIHELCNEKDGIPIMIKRWIFIIIFLVGSIFEVWLKSKRKRGNFGLPKSGWNVQMIM; encoded by the coding sequence GTGGATTATAAAGGGCTTAAGGTTAATCATAAGGGCAGAGCTATTGAAGCGTTGAATTATACGCTTGAGGATTATCAAAAGCTATATTTGAGCAAAGTTTCTTCGACTGTAGGTCGGGTAAATGCCACCCTTGAAACAGTGAGTTACCCATCACTGGAAGAGCTTGTTATAGCTGAACAAAAGGCTCTCGAAAATTATCCAGACCTTTACAATATGAATGATAAGGATATCGAACGGATCAGGGAAGATTTCCCAGAACTAACCGATGAGCAGCTAGCAGAAAACATCGAGCTTATCGAGGAATATTATGAAAAAAACTTGCAGTATGACATATTTTTGGAAATTTTATCTATTTCGGCAGGTACTGAATCTTCTTTGGTTTCAAGAGTAAATTATTATGGGGGAGCAGCATGTGGTGAGGAATTTTGGTTCCTGTATTCAAGGCCGACTGCAGCTACTGCTGTAATGAAGGCCAAGGAACAAAGTGAGAAATTTGAATATGATATTTATGGAGGAAACTTTGGTCAAACAAAAAGCGATGCTTTTCGACATGCAGCTTGGAACGCGCTGATAGCCAAATACTATGCCGATAGTAAAAAGGATATATTAAAAGGCCTTACATTAGCTCAAGAGTTTACTTCTATCCATGAATTGTGCAATGAAAAAGATGGTATCCCGATTATGATCAAGAGATGGATCTTCATAATAATTTTTTTGGTAGGGAGTATTTTCGAAGTGTGGCTGAAATCAAAAAGAAAAAGAGGAAACTTTGGTTTACCAAAAAGTGGCTGGAATGTCCAGATGATAATGTAA
- a CDS encoding FecR family protein, with translation MTVHQYWKKLIDKLFNKTIDTDELQQLNQWYDEKELNAPSLTEAALIERKQKAWKNIQTNTSIKKKIPSQKRRWITWSGGIKIAASLFVATIIGLQYWMPDEEVIPPAKTITISNKLGQVSSFTLPDSSKVWLSTGSSFSYPERFDSIRNVELIGEAYFEVKRNPAKPFVVQSAGLRTTVLGTSFNISAYPEESPSVSVLTGKVQVAENLPNGQKINLIKNQQTHWEKENGFTPALPFSPEAILKWQKGILVFENASLEEVIEEFSKWFNTDIKLQGAKDSDCRFTGEFKNTSLKNALEIIQYALKINYTLNENEVIITAHNCLRQ, from the coding sequence ATGACCGTTCACCAATACTGGAAAAAACTCATTGATAAACTCTTCAACAAAACCATTGATACGGATGAACTGCAACAGCTGAACCAATGGTATGATGAGAAGGAGCTGAATGCACCTTCCCTAACGGAAGCAGCGCTAATAGAGCGAAAACAAAAGGCCTGGAAAAACATCCAGACAAATACCTCCATCAAGAAGAAGATCCCTTCACAGAAGAGGCGCTGGATCACCTGGTCTGGAGGCATAAAAATAGCCGCCAGCTTGTTTGTGGCCACGATCATCGGTTTACAGTATTGGATGCCGGATGAAGAGGTCATTCCCCCAGCCAAAACGATCACGATCAGTAATAAACTGGGACAAGTCAGTAGCTTCACCCTTCCTGACAGTTCTAAGGTTTGGCTAAGTACTGGCTCTAGCTTTTCGTATCCAGAGCGTTTTGACAGCATCCGGAATGTGGAACTGATCGGAGAAGCTTATTTCGAAGTCAAAAGAAATCCTGCCAAACCATTCGTAGTGCAATCGGCGGGGCTCAGAACGACAGTACTGGGAACCTCTTTTAACATCAGCGCCTACCCCGAGGAAAGCCCAAGCGTTTCGGTGCTCACCGGAAAAGTCCAGGTAGCTGAGAACCTTCCGAATGGCCAAAAAATCAATTTGATCAAAAACCAGCAAACCCACTGGGAGAAGGAAAATGGCTTCACTCCGGCCTTGCCTTTTAGCCCGGAAGCTATTTTGAAATGGCAAAAAGGCATTTTGGTTTTCGAAAATGCCTCCTTGGAAGAAGTAATCGAGGAGTTTTCCAAATGGTTTAACACCGACATCAAACTTCAAGGTGCCAAGGACAGTGACTGTAGGTTTACAGGTGAATTTAAAAACACCTCCCTTAAAAACGCTCTGGAAATCATCCAATATGCACTAAAAATCAACTATACCCTTAATGAAAATGAAGTAATCATCACAGCGCATAATTGCCTAAGGCAATAA
- a CDS encoding RagB/SusD family nutrient uptake outer membrane protein: MKNIKKLFGSIVLASVVAAGCAELDQYPEATTSKSAVFNSENGLNLYANSFYNALPTARDIHAGDEMADYAARTQVPDFIRPGNYNPSQSSGWSWEDLRNINYFLENNNSEEVSKETRNHFNALARFFRAFFYFEKVQRFGDVPWINTPMAVDDPALFDGRDPRTLVMDSVLADLDYAIANIRQGENESRSLITKNVVLGIKSRVCLFEGTFRKYHENYELTSSVEKWLNEAASAAKQVMDSGDFTLYKGAGEDFSYRSLFISEKPVAQEIMLAVVIDPSLSVFHDANWWWTSSTYGARVSLTRDFIRTYLNEDGTPFTELSGHETMTFMEETKNRDKRLQQTIRMGDYTRTNAGAVVPAPPIFSYTYTGYQPIKWTLDDMYFDGGNRNTNSVSMLRYAEVLLNYAEARAELGEFTEADWLLTIRALRERAGITGNLGMPTMSDPYLQQTYFPEIADPVLLEIRRERGIELVFEGFRFYDIVRWDKGELMEMPWNGFYVPTLNTPLDLNEDGVLDVAFYTQLPSNQVDGVTYINVSENIDSGINPQQLDEGNKGEIHWLDHQPREWEEKNYLYPIPENDLLMNPALGQNPGW; encoded by the coding sequence ATGAAAAATATCAAAAAACTATTTGGATCCATTGTCCTGGCAAGTGTGGTCGCTGCTGGCTGCGCCGAACTGGACCAATATCCTGAGGCCACTACTTCAAAAAGCGCTGTCTTTAACAGTGAAAATGGCCTTAACCTATATGCAAACTCCTTCTATAACGCCCTGCCCACGGCCAGAGATATTCACGCTGGAGATGAAATGGCGGACTATGCTGCCCGGACACAGGTGCCGGATTTTATCCGGCCGGGCAACTATAACCCTTCTCAAAGTAGCGGATGGAGCTGGGAAGACCTTCGGAATATCAATTACTTCCTAGAAAACAACAACAGTGAAGAGGTAAGCAAGGAAACCAGGAATCATTTTAACGCCCTTGCCCGCTTCTTTAGGGCTTTCTTCTACTTCGAAAAAGTACAGCGCTTCGGTGATGTGCCTTGGATCAATACTCCCATGGCCGTAGATGATCCTGCACTATTCGATGGCCGTGATCCGCGGACCTTGGTAATGGACTCGGTCTTGGCAGATCTGGACTACGCCATTGCCAATATCCGTCAAGGAGAAAACGAAAGCCGAAGCCTTATCACCAAAAATGTAGTGTTGGGCATTAAGTCTCGTGTTTGCCTCTTTGAAGGCACCTTCAGAAAGTACCATGAAAATTATGAGCTGACGAGCTCAGTGGAAAAATGGCTCAATGAAGCGGCATCCGCTGCCAAGCAAGTAATGGATAGTGGGGATTTTACCCTGTACAAAGGTGCTGGAGAGGACTTTTCCTATCGCTCATTATTTATCAGCGAAAAACCCGTAGCACAAGAAATCATGCTCGCCGTCGTAATCGATCCCTCCCTTAGCGTATTTCATGATGCCAACTGGTGGTGGACCAGTTCCACTTATGGTGCCAGGGTGAGTTTGACGAGAGATTTTATCCGTACCTATCTAAATGAGGATGGCACGCCATTTACGGAGCTTTCGGGACATGAAACCATGACCTTTATGGAAGAAACCAAAAACAGGGACAAGAGGTTACAACAGACCATCAGAATGGGCGACTACACCCGTACCAATGCCGGTGCCGTCGTACCTGCCCCACCGATATTTTCCTATACCTACACTGGCTACCAACCTATCAAATGGACGCTGGACGATATGTACTTTGATGGAGGCAACAGGAACACCAATAGTGTAAGTATGCTTCGGTACGCAGAGGTGTTGCTGAACTACGCCGAGGCCAGAGCCGAACTGGGTGAATTTACCGAAGCAGACTGGCTACTGACCATCAGAGCACTGCGCGAAAGGGCTGGCATCACCGGAAACCTTGGCATGCCTACAATGTCTGATCCTTACTTACAACAAACCTACTTTCCCGAAATAGCGGATCCTGTTCTGTTGGAAATCAGACGAGAACGAGGCATTGAACTGGTTTTTGAGGGATTTAGGTTTTATGATATCGTCCGATGGGACAAGGGGGAATTGATGGAAATGCCGTGGAATGGCTTCTATGTACCTACACTCAACACTCCACTAGACCTCAATGAAGATGGAGTTCTTGATGTAGCATTTTACACCCAACTGCCATCCAACCAAGTGGACGGAGTGACCTATATCAATGTCAGTGAAAACATTGACTCAGGGATAAATCCACAGCAACTGGACGAAGGCAATAAGGGAGAAATCCATTGGCTGGACCATCAGCCACGCGAATGGGAAGAAAAAAACTACCTCTATCCTATTCCTGAGAATGACCTGCTGATGAATCCTGCGCTGGGACAGAATCCAGGCTGGTAA